One genomic region from Xenopus laevis strain J_2021 chromosome 2L, Xenopus_laevis_v10.1, whole genome shotgun sequence encodes:
- the LOC121399691 gene encoding acrosin-like: protein MCKRKKVFTVVGIASWGSGCSQINSPGVFTSTQSFVKWMVDKVISEEMKSATKVKEFIPKIVVPVENAINDVDPSAIEEKNVEPTNRPTLKNYRKRFRIQEPPKAQSIPPEFKEAKQTLEVPRQSQQAQSEQTNTALLQIVNTLLKLKALILGLFQ from the coding sequence atgtgcaaaagaaaaaaagtcttcACTGTGGTTGGGATAGCAAGTTGGGGATCAGGCTGTAGCCAGATTAATTCCCCTGGAGTTTTCACCTCCACGCAGAGCTTTGTAAAGTGGATGGTTGATAAAGTCATTAGTGAAGAAATGAAAAGCGCAACTAAAGTAAAGGAATTTATTCCGAAAATTGTTGTTCCTGTTGAAAATGCTATCAATGATGTAGATCCAAGTGCAATAGAGGAAAAGAATGTGGAGCCTACAAATCGACCAACTCTAAAGAATTATAGGAAACGATTTAGGATTCAGGAGCCACCAAAAGCCCAATCTATTCCACCAGAATTTAAAGAAGCAAAGCAAACACTTGAAGTTCCACGCCAGTCCCAGCAAGCCCAATCTGAACAAACAAATACTGCGCTGTTACAAATTGTTAATACTCTGCTTAAGCTTAAAGCATTGATATTGGGACTGTTTCAATAA
- the LOC108707940 gene encoding uncharacterized protein LOC108707940, whose product MATPELPCDTLEQRKHEGQNLYYQIYVRKMQELPPDVHRFCDPELSAPRRKELLHLLRSLEEGSSCQRLQILFSFSVPCPKVLELICALRVPLVSAGAGTGYWEFLLQSRGLDVVAFDQNNIFPPEMRYTEIMTAGPEILELFPDRALLLAWPDADESSNFSRDCLTYYRGKMVFHVGELLGETVSSNPWGQSSSRDFQLGLAEEFCCVKRLQLPNWPGQVDSFTVWKRKNPQLVLCDGAHFQYVDTRLEEVQ is encoded by the exons ATGGCGACTCCTGAACTACCCTGTGACACCCTGGAGCAGAGAAAGCACGAGGGGCAGAATCTCTACTACCAGATCTACGTGAGGAAGATGCAGGAGCTGCCACCAGACGTGCACAGGTTCTGCGACCCCGAGTTGTCCGCCCCCCGCAGGAAGGAGCTGTTGCACTTACTCAGGAGCCTGGAGGAGGGGTCGAGCTGTCAGCGGCTGCAGATTCTCTTCTCCTTCTCTGTGCCCTGTCCCAAAGTGCTGGAGCTGATCTGTGCCCTGCGGGTGCCCCTGGTGTCTGCTGGAGCT GGCACTGGATACTGGGAGTTTTTGCTGCAGAGTCGTGGCCTTGATGTGGTGGCATTTGACCAAAACAACATTTTCCCACCAGAAATGCGCTACACGGAGATCATG ACTGCAGGGCCTGAGATCCTTGAGCTGTTCCCAGACAGAGCTCTGCTCCTGGCATGGCCTGATGCAGATG AGTCGTCCAACTTTTCCCGTGACTGCCTGACCTACTACAGGGGTAAAATGGTATTCCATGTTGGTGAACTTCTGGGAGAGACCGTTTCCTCAAATCCATGGGGTCAGTCATCTTCGCGTGACTTCCAGCTTGGCCTTGCAGAGGAGTTTTGCTGCGTGAAGAGGCTACAGTTACCCAACTGGCCCGGCCAAGTGGATTCATTCACCGTATGGAAGAGGAAAAATCCCCAGTTGGTGCTGTGTGATGGCGCTCATTTCCAGTATGTGGATACACGACTAGAGGAAGTTCAGTAG